The nucleotide sequence TCGTGGTGGGGCGCGCAGCGCAGATCCGCCCGCTGCTGCACGGCGGCGGACAGCAGCGCGGGCTGCGCCCCGGGACCCTGGATGCTGCCGGTGCGGCCGGGTTCGCGGCGGCGGTGCGGGAGGCCACGGCTGATCTGCCGGAGCAGGCGCGGCGTCTGGCGCAGCTGCGCGACCGCCTCATCGACGGCATCCGGGCGGCCGTGCCCCAGGCCGTGCTGCGGGGACCGCTGGATCGGCCTCACTCCGGGCTGCGCCTTCCCGGCAATGTCCATTTCACCTTCCCCGGCTGCGAGGGCGACTCCCTGCTCTTCCTGCTGGATGCGGCCGGATTCGCCACCTCGACCGGGTCTGCCTGCACCGCCGGCGTGCCGCGTCCGTCGCGGGTGCTGCTGGCCATGGGACTGGATGAGCGCACGGCCCGAGGCGCCCAGCGCTTCACCCTGGGGCGAGGCAGCACCGAGGCCGACGTCGACGCCCTGGTCGCGGCCCTGCCGCAGATTCACGCGCGCGCCCTGGCCGCAGGGCTCTCCGGCGCCTGAGCCGGCGCCCGACCGTCGTCGGGCAGCCCGCTGCGGCTCCGGGCGGACACGGCTGCCGTCGCACCGCTACCCTGGAGGGGCGATCCGGCGGACCCGCCGGTCATCGAGCACCCCGAAGCACTGTGAGGAGATCCCCATGCGCGTCCTGGCAGCCATGTCCGGGGGAGTGGACTCCGCCGTCGCGGCGGCGCGCGCCGTCGAGGCCGGGCACGACGTCACCGGCGTGCACCTGGCCCTGAACCGCATGCCCGGCACGCTGCGCACCGGTTCGCGCGGGTGCTGCACCGTGGAGGACTCGAACGATGCCTGGCGGGCGGCCGAGAAGCTGGGCATCCCGTTCTACGTGTGGGACTTCTCCGAGCGCTTCCAGGCCGATGTGGTGGACGACTTCATCAGCGAGTACGCCGCCGGGCGCACCCCGAACCCCTGCCTGCGCTGCAATGAGAAGATCAAGTTCGAGGCCCTGCTCGACAAGGCCATGGCACTGGGCTTCGACGCCGTGTGCACCGGCCACTACGCGTCCGTGATCGAGGTCGACGGCCGCCCCGAGCTGCACCGGGCCGCCGAGGACGCGAAGGACCAGTCCTACGTGCTGGGCGTGCTCGACGAGCAGCAGCTGCGCCACTGCCTCTTCCCGCTGGCGCCCACTCCCTCCAAGGCGCTCGTGCGCGAGGAGGCGCAGCGCCGCGGACTGTCGGTGGCCGCCAAGCCGGATTCGCACGACATCTGCTTCATCCCCGACGGCGACACCCGCGGCTGGCTGGCCGAACGGGTCGAGATGCGTCCCGGGGCGATCGTCGACGACGACGGCCGGCAGCTCGGCAGCCACGACGGCGCGCTGGCCTACACCGTCGGCCAGCGCAGGGGCCTGCACCTGGGCACTCCGGCCCCCGACGGCAAGCCCCGCTTCGTCCTGGAGATCCGGCCCAAGACCGACGAGGTCGTGGTGGGCCCGCGGGAGCACCTGGCGGTCGACGAGATCCGGGGCATCCGCCTGTCCTGGGCCGGTCGCCCCGTGCCCGAGTTCGAGCGCTTCCAGCAGGATGCCCGGACCAGCGCGGGCCGGGTCTCCGAGGAAATCGAGGTCCAGGTCCAGGTGCGGGCCCACGGCGAGGCCCTGCCCGGCCGGGCTCGGCTCGAGGACGCCGAGGACGACGGGCAGCTGCGCACCGAGCTGGTGCTCGAGCTCGACGAGCCCCTGAGCGCGGTGGCCCCGGGGCAGTCGGCCGTCGTCTACCAGGGCACCCGCGTGCTCGGGCAGGCCACGATCGCCTCCGCCCAGGCCGCTTCCCGGGCCTCCTCGCCCGCCCGCTGACCTAGGATCGAGACCATGAGCTCCGACGATCAGACCGCCAGCGCCCCGCGCCCGGCCGAGTCCCTCGGCACCGAAGAGGTCCTCGCCCAGCTGCGGGCCATGCGCGGCACCATCGACAACCTCGACGCCGTGCTCGTCAACGTCCTGGCCGAGCGCTTCAAGGCCACCCAGCGCGTGGGAGAGCTCAAGGCGGCCAACGACCTTCCGGCAGGGGACCCCGAGCGCGAGTCCCAGCAGATCGAGCGGCTGCGCCGTCTGGCCCAGGACGCCGAGCTGGATCCGGAGTTCGCGCAGAAGATCCTCAGCTTCATCATCAGCGAGGTCATCCGCCATCACGAGCGCATCGCGGAGGAGCACCGCGCGGGAACCGAGCGGTGAGCGCACGATCCTCCGAGACGGCCGTCCTGCCTCAGGAGCCGACGCGCACGCGCGCCACGGTCGTGGGCGGACTGCCCGGCACCAGCGCGGTGGAGGCCTTCACGGTCATGCGCGGCGAGCTCGGGGCGCCGCATCGCAGCGGGCTGCTGCCGCTGCCCCAGCGCTCGGACGTGGCCGATGACCTGCCGCGCACGGTCGCCGTGCTCACCGAGCTGTGGTGCGACCTGCAGCCGCACGGCTGGCGCCTGCAGCGCCACGACTCCAAGGAATCCCGGGCCGCCCGATCCCTGCTGGCCAGCGACCTCAATGTGCTGGCCGATGTCATCGGCGCCGAGTCCGACGGCGACCTGGAGCCGGTCACCACGCAGCTGCTGGGCCCGACCGCCCTGGCCGCCCGTCTGCACCTGCACGGCGGCGAGCGAGTGCTGCGCGATCACGGCGCTCGCCGGGACCTGGTCGACTCGCTGGCAGACGGCCTCGGCGAGCACCTCTCAGCGCTGCGCCAGTCGATCGGCCCGCGGGGGATCGTCGTGCGCCTGGCCGAGCCCGAGCTGCTGCGCGTGCTCGAGGGTCGGATCCCCACCGCCAGCGGCTATCAGACCCTGCGGGCCGTGCCGTGGTCGGAGGTCCGCGAGGGGCTCGAGCGCGTGGTCGAAGCCGCGCGGTCCGCCGGGGCGCTCAGCGTCGAGCTGCAGCTTCCGGAGGGCCTGGAGCCGGCGCGGGCCCTGGGAGTCGGCGCGGACCGGATCGTGGTGTCCGCCCCCGGTCCCAGCGCTCGCGACTGGGAGCCGCTGGCCGAGATCCAGGACTCGGGCACGGACCTGTGCCTGCTGCTGCCGCACCTGGTCGAGGGCCTGTCCCGGCCGTCGTCGACCTCGCGCGAGGTCGAGGCGATCGTCCGGCCGATCAGCGAGGTCGGCATGCCGCTGAAGGAGCTGTCGCGGCTGATGGTCGCGGTCGGCCCAGGGCTCGAGGAGCTGGCCCCCGACCGGCTGCAGTCCGTGCTCGGCCGCGTCGCGGACATCGCCCGAGGGCTCGAGGACACCGCCCGGGAGGCGTGAGCTCGAGCGGGCGCGTCGTCGGGCGGATCCGCATCGGCCACGCTTCCGCGGCTGGGGTGCCCGCCTGCGGGCGGCAGAGCTGACATGATGGACGGGAGCCCACCCTCGCACGACCAGCACGCCGCGCTGCCGCAGGGATCCGGGCAGATGTCGCGAAGCAGAGAGGCGATCCGGTGGCCAAGGCAAAAATCCTCGTGGTG is from Kocuria palustris and encodes:
- the mnmA gene encoding tRNA 2-thiouridine(34) synthase MnmA, whose translation is MRVLAAMSGGVDSAVAAARAVEAGHDVTGVHLALNRMPGTLRTGSRGCCTVEDSNDAWRAAEKLGIPFYVWDFSERFQADVVDDFISEYAAGRTPNPCLRCNEKIKFEALLDKAMALGFDAVCTGHYASVIEVDGRPELHRAAEDAKDQSYVLGVLDEQQLRHCLFPLAPTPSKALVREEAQRRGLSVAAKPDSHDICFIPDGDTRGWLAERVEMRPGAIVDDDGRQLGSHDGALAYTVGQRRGLHLGTPAPDGKPRFVLEIRPKTDEVVVGPREHLAVDEIRGIRLSWAGRPVPEFERFQQDARTSAGRVSEEIEVQVQVRAHGEALPGRARLEDAEDDGQLRTELVLELDEPLSAVAPGQSAVVYQGTRVLGQATIASAQAASRASSPAR
- a CDS encoding chorismate mutase, whose amino-acid sequence is MSSDDQTASAPRPAESLGTEEVLAQLRAMRGTIDNLDAVLVNVLAERFKATQRVGELKAANDLPAGDPERESQQIERLRRLAQDAELDPEFAQKILSFIISEVIRHHERIAEEHRAGTER